A genomic region of Spea bombifrons isolate aSpeBom1 chromosome 9, aSpeBom1.2.pri, whole genome shotgun sequence contains the following coding sequences:
- the SNAPC1 gene encoding snRNA-activating protein complex subunit 1 produces MNFPGLKEDCETLLSRFQATDSVRYEEFLAIWKDMQFSKIFVGGMRTLERNAFTGEAFSIACLYFLPPYTFQIRVGALYLLYGLYSTQLCEPKRQIRISLKDWSEVQSFHQDLISANHLDAAYVFLQMRLKRAFHFTAMPKFLTFQIHKNTPNSSGREEFKDVQDRVSNLVTSDTLEEIQNIHEHYRKTKCLISADKSQPDKSLSLAKDDFVDGLKNFVTEHQLWKLEKRTPKTKSDEEKEATSQESEGSERARALARIKAKSYNSVTVAPKSRRHRQVQLVSANTDPTDSQKRKRPRSRKSRRKTSKEMEDSDSDDDYEVSSKKSQHPKSSRMPVISEEEMSSSGEEFLITKRKRTK; encoded by the exons ATGAACTTCCCCGGCCTGAAGGAAGACTGCGAGACCCTCCTTAGCCGCTTCCAGGCGACCGACAGCGTGCGCTACGAGGAGTTTCTGGCCATATGGAAGGATATGCAATTCTCCAAGATATTTGT AGGTGGAATGAGGACTCTAGAACGGAATGCGTTTACCGGGGAAGCGTTCTCTATCGCCTGCTTGTATTTCCTGCCGCCTTACACCTTCCAGATCCGCGTCGGCGCTCTCTACCTGCTCTATGGCCTCTACAGCACGCAGCTTTGTGAACCAAAACGGCAG ATTCGGATATCGCTAAAAGACTGGAGTGAAGTTCAAAGTTTCCACCAGGATCTGATCAGCGCGAACCATTTGGATGCGGCTTACGTCTTCCTGCAGATGCGTTTAAAGCGCGCCTTCCACTTCACGGCGATGCCAAAATTT CTTACGTTCCAGATCCACAAAAATACCCCGAATAGCAGCGGCAGAGAGGAGTTTAAAGATGTTCAAGACAGAGTGTCAAATCTGGTGACATCGGACACCTTGGAG GAAATACAGAATATTCACGAGCATTACCGGAAAACAAAATGCTTGATTTCTGCCGACAAATCCCAGCCGGACAAGTCTCTGAGTTTGGCGAAGGACGACTTCGTGGACGGCCTCAAAAACTTTGTGACGGAACATCAGCTGTGGAAACTGGAGAAGAGA acgcCAAAGACTAAAAGCGATGAAGAAAAGGAAGCCACTTCTCAAGAGTCAGAA GGTTCTGAGAGAGCACGAGCGCTGGCTAGAATTAAGGCCAAATCTTATAATTCCGTCACagtg GCCCCGAAGTCCAGGCGGCATCGTCAGGTCCAGCTGGTTTCTGCAAACACCGACCCAACCGATTCACAAAAAAGAAAGCGGCCGAGGAGTAGAAAATCCAGACGGAAAACCTCAAAAGAGATGGAGGACTCCGATTCCGACG ACGATTACGAGGTAAGCAGCAAGAAATCTCAACATCCCAAAAGCTCAAGAATGCCTGTAATTTCCGAGGAGGAAATGTCATCCAGCGGAGAGG aattTTTAATCACAAAGCGGAAGAGGACCAAATAG